Proteins encoded within one genomic window of Vanrija pseudolonga chromosome 3, complete sequence:
- the Topbp1 gene encoding DNA topoisomerase 2-binding protein 1, producing MNRRGHLSHKVPNVKLRPAPERRSNRGRQTIPDSEILARAMEEDSSDDDAAGPSIDNANRPWKHVTLTFTGVEDKPELVKLVRELGGNIESALTQTVNYVVAVGYTSQKYNYAVEHRIPVMAPSWIRDAHAQWIKGGELDFASSVESHRLLPFLGLKISITGIDQLDRRKQIIKLINQEGGVYSRDLDRTCTHLVSAYPTTDPKSKQSEKIKWAVKELGDRAMQRRRGKRLDDPDMCIVYESWIWDCVGFHGRWSEDAYDARKPRRDGRVRPEDVLDGSVFRQPEKEEVPLDEEELQPAVARKRKRGGIDDLVGELLSTTEPPAEAKRASPTVDQKPGVIELDELPRRQTAAYDPQASVLHATKSGAFDKPAAAGPSKPAKIDTPPSDDTSRTSPLPIFHGLRFSHAIPDGYQGLENALRQHGGVTVSEADRLAGAPVDYVIVRLSARLRPPMPELPTGQTAPQVVTECWVEGCCFSQRLLSPDENLVFQPVSFTRAIPEAEPFLVHISGFSTETNVYLRRLLRTIGGTLSERLNKHATHLVCASPAGLKYDKAKEWGLTVVRDSWLWTMGRTGVMEPASAHAHDAPAPAATASARQTTNTTTSSGLDPSLPPPEGGALRGTPGARSLKPTPTHVDVIPDAEHANPLSPPKHATERILNRAILSPGRRTASAPESSPLGSPARASDLKASATVGATGTRDDFTAALRKLAEDPAPQRSKLVRRARVSSTKSKAVVTPTAGSPSTSPVKSPAKEPVTMLGVPPAAVEDESMRVTYADPVSEKERRRLVDAVMRSGPSPSKASPSRRQKL from the exons ATGAACCGTAGGGGTCACCTGTCCCACAAGGTCCCCAACGTCAAGTTGCGGCCGGCGCCAGAGCGCAGGAGCAACAGAGGGCGCCAGACCATCCCGGACAGCGAGATCTTAGCCAGAGCTATGGAGGAAGACTCGTCAG acgacgatgccgccggcccaTCGATCGACAATGCCAACAGGCCGTGGAAACACGTTACGCTCACCTtcaccggcgtcgaggacaagcccgagctcgtcaagctcgtGCGCGAACTCGGAGGCAACATCGAGAGTGCTCTGACCCAGACGGTCAACTATGTTGTTGCCGTGGGATACACGTCGCAGAAGTATAAC TACGCTGTCGAGCATAGGATCCCGGTCATGGCGCCGTCGTGGATCCGCGATGCGCATGCCCAGTGGATTAAGGGAGGGGAGCTCGACTTCGCCTCG AGCGTCGAGTCGCACCGCTTGCTGCCGTTCCTCGGGCTAAAGATCTCCATCACCGGcatcgaccagctcgaccgcaGGAAACAGATCATCAAGCTCATCAATCAGGAGGGAGGCGTGTACAGCAGGGACCTCGACAGGACCTGCACGCACCTCGTGTCCGCGTACCCGACCACGGACCCCAAGTCCAAGCAGAGCGAAAAGATCAAGTGGGcggtcaaggagctcggcgaccgtgcgatgcagcgccgccgcgggaAACGCTTGGACGACCCAGACATGTGCATTGTCTACGAGTCGTGGATCTGGGACTGTGTCGGGTTTCACGGCCGGTGGAGTGAAGACGCCTACGACGCCCGTAAGCCGCGTCGGGATGGACGAGTACGACCCGAGGATGTTCTCGACGGCTCCGTGTTCCGCCAGCCTgagaaggaggaggtgcctctcgacgaggaggagctgcagCCTGCCGTGGCTCGAAAGCGGAAGCGTGGGGGCattgacgacctcgtcggaGAACTGTTATCAACAACAGAGCCCCCGGCAGAAGCCAAGCGCGCAAGTCCGACGGTAGACCAGAAACCTGGGGTCATTGAACTCGATGAgcttcctcgacgacaaaCAGCCGCCTACGACCCTCAGGCTTCAGTTCTCCACGCGACCAAGTCGGGAGCATTCGAcaagccagcagcagccggtCCGTCGAAACCGGCCAAGATCGACACTCCTCCCAGCGATGATACTTCGCGAACGTCGCCCCTGCCAATCTTCCACGGTCTGAGATTCAGCCACGCCATCCCTGACGGTTATCAAGGGCTTGAGAATGCTTTGAGAcagcacggcggcgtcaccGTCAGCGAGGCTGACCGCTTGGCTGGTGCCCCAGTGGACTATGTCATCGTTCGACT ctcggcgcgcctcCGGCCACCGATGCCAGAACTACCCACGGGCCAGACAGCACCACAAGTCGTAACCGAGTGCTGGGTGGAGGGCTGCTGCTTCTCCCAGCGACTATTATCTCCGGACGAGAACCTCGTTTTCCAGCCCGTAAGCTTCACACGAGCAATCCCGGAAGCCGAACCCTTCCTCGTCCACATTTCAGGCTTCTCAACTGAAACAAATGTGTACCTGCGGCGACTGCTGCGGACTATCGGAGGAACCCTATCTGAGAGGCTCAACAAGCATGCGACCCATCTGGTGTGCGCGTCGCCAGCGGGACTCAAGTACGACAAGGCGAAGGAGTGGGGCCTGACTGTTGTGCGGGATTCGTGGCTCTGGACAATGGGACGGACGGGTGTCATGGAGCCTGCAAGTGCTCACGCCCACGATG CCCCTGCCCCCGCTGCCACTGCTAGTGCAAGACAGACGACGAACACAACGACCTCGTCTGGTCTCGACCCAAGCCTCCCACCACCCGAGGGTGGCGCTCTGCGCGGAACACCGGGAGCTCGGTCACTCAAGCCTACTCCGACGCATGTGGACGTGATCCCGGACGCAGAGCACGCCAACCCTCTGTCACCACCGAAGCACGCGACCGAGCGAATCCTCAACCGCGCCATCCTGAGTCCTGGACGCCGAACCGCATCCGCCCCAGAGTCTTCCCCGCTCGGCTCACCCGCTAGAGCATCCGACCTCAAGGCGTCGGCCACAGTCGGCGCTACCGGCACCCGAGATGACTTCACTGCAGCCTTGCGCAAACTTGCCGAGGACCCCGCGCCCCAGCGTTCCAAGCTG gtccgccgtgctcgagttAGCTCGACAAAGTCAAAGGCCGTGGTCACGCCGACCGCAGGCTCTCCTTCCACCTCGCCCGTCAAGTCGCCTGCGAAGGAACCCGTGACCATGCTCGGAGTTCCGCCAGCAGCGGTGGAGGACGAGTCGATGCGGGTGACCTATGCGGACCCCGTATCGGAGAaggagcgccgccgcttggTGGACGCCGTGATGCGCAGCGGGCCGAGCCCCTCCAAGGCGAGCCCATCTAGGCGACAGAAACTGTAA